GATGCAGTTCTGCACGCGGGGGAATTTGTCCTGGGGGGTCTGCGGTGAGGCCCCATTGGGGAACTTGGCCCCGTTCACAGCGTTAACGGGGAGAAGCGCGCTAAGGGGGCTTGCTGCACTAACAAGGCTGGCCGCCTTCACCGCCTTCGCCGCTTTTGCCGCCCTCTCCCCCCGGGGCGACCTTTCCACCTTGAGGGACTGCCTAAACGTGTATGCCGGCTGCCCCGCCTTGCGCTCCCCGGGATGTGGCGTTCCCCCACTTTCTTCGCCTTCTCCGCCGGACTGCCCCATGCACACCCTGATTTGATAAACGAGGagataaaaaatgaggaggttgttttttatttcctcttttgcaaTTAAATAGTGAATCATTTGTCTGTCTGTTGGAGGTGGTGCCGTTCCAGATGGGGTCCCCCTGTTGACGGTTCTGCTGGAGATGGCCCTAAATTTGTTATTAAAGATATACACATTGGCATTAAAGGCATTTTCGACGTCTTGTCTCTTCTGGCGAACGGAAAGGAGAAGATGATTTGAGTTACACAAAACAGTTTCAATTGTCCCCAAATCGACGTTGGTTTGGCCGGTCCTAATGAGCATAGTGGAGTACGTTTCTACCCTTTTAATTTCCGCCCTTAGTTTTTTCTCGCCACGTAGGAGGTGCTCCCTGAGCGATTTGAAGCTGGCTTTGAGCGTCTCCACGAGGTGGGCGTACCTGCTGGGGAGCGCATCATCGCAGTCATTGTCGTTGCCGTTGCCGCTGCCGCTACCGTTGCCGCTACCGTTGCcgccgccgcttccccccccgtcgAGCGTGTGCTCCACCTGCCTTATGGAGTCTTTAAACTTTTGGTAATCCCCCCAGTCTTCTTTCGTCACCTGCTCGTACTCCCTCACCAGCAGGGACAACTTTTGGGAAGCGTTTTCAAACGCttctttatttgttttaaatttttcctccAGCTTGACGGCCacctcttttattttctcatcGTCTCTTCGGAGCTGCTCCTCGAATGAGTCTACCCCCATTTGTTGGCACCATTTGGTGCACTCTCTTTCGGATTTCATTTTGGCCTTCAGCAGGTGCTCAAAGAGAGTTTCTTTAAAGCGCTCGTAGTAGCTGGAGGTGAAGCTCTGGAACAACTTTTTTAGGAGGTCCTCATTGTAGAGCAGCTCATCGGGTAGGGACTTCGTGGTGATTTGAGGCAGTGAATAGGTTGTCTCCCCAGAGTGAGTCCCACCGGGGTTAACTTCCTCATTAGGGTGACTTCCCCtgttcgcttcccccttctgctgAATGTACTCCCTTCTAATTTGCGCAATGTTTGACCGTATggtgctttcctttttatgtgcTTCGTGGGAGGCCTTTTTCCCTGTTTGTTTGGCAGGGCGTGCCTTCCCTTTGACGCTCCTTTGGAGATAAGCTCCTACATCCCTGCCAGGGTGCAGCAGCCCCATCATGTTACTCCTATAGCTGATGTAGGTGTGGTGCCAAATGGTGTCCTCGTCATACATGTATGTGTGTTTGGGCCCGACTAGCTGTCTAATTATATTCTTTTCATTCTCATCGGGGGTTGTTTTTTGTTGGCCCTTTAAATGGGTGTGCTTCCCCTCACCGGGTGTATCATTTGTGCCGCTTCGCTCGTTAGCCCTCCGAGCAGACGGCGCCTCCCCTTCTGCGCCTATCACCTTAGCTTTGCTCAAAGCGGCGAAGAAGAAATCCCCCCATAGACGTTTCGACTGAGCAACGAGAGTCTCATTAGTGGTGCgagcttcctcttccccgCGTGATGCGCAGCTTTCCAatttcttcttcgcttcttctttATCGGCTATCAATTTGAGCATCACCAGGTGGTCCTTACACTTCAGGCACCTCCTCACAACGGAGTTGTATTCCCTCAGCAATGTATCAAAGTGGCAGAGGAACAGACGGTTCCGCTCACAGCACTGGTGGATAGATGCCTTCATTTCACTTTCTACGTGGGAGCTCATCATCAGGATTTCACTTTTTAAGGtctccaaaatggagaagaaggagaggatGAAGTAGTCGTCCCTCAAGTTCATCAGGTTGTAATTCGCCAGAATGTTTTCCGTGCATTTTATGAAAGCGCTTTTGTGTTTGCAGATTTGTGCGAGGATCGTTTCGTGGCTGTGCTCGTCGTTTTTTTGAGCTTCTCCGTTTGGGTCATCTTCCATGTGGTTGCCCTGCATGGGGTTGCCCTCCATGGGGTCATCTTCCCTGTGGCTGCCTTCCCTGTGGCTGCCTTCCCTGTGGCTGCCTTCCCTGTGGTTACCTTCTTTGGGGTGCTTCCCTTTACTGGGTTCCCCCTCTGGGCggtcttccctttttacttCTCCCTGGGCATTCCATTTTGGCGGTAAGTTTTCCTTCCCAGCgcccttctcctttttgcgccatttggggggggccTTTTTTGGGGCCTCCCTGAGAAGCGGCCTCCCTCCAGCCGTCGCGGTTGTCTCCGCCGCAGTTTCCGCCGCCGTCACCGCCGCCGTCGCCGCGGCGAAGTTGTCCAAGTGGAAGAAGGTGTGCAGAACGACCTCCCTGTAGCGGACCACTTCCGCCTTTATCTCCTCGTACCTTTGGAGGTACTCCTCATAGTGTTGATTCTGCCGCTGGTAGACGTCTGCGCAGTGTCGCTGGTGGAGTTTCGCCGCATTGCTATCCACCGCATCTCCAtccgccgcttcgccatacgccgctccccccccctgcggcgCGGCTAGGAAGCCGGCGAAGAACTGGTCGGGCGGGAGGCCAACCCTCCTGGCGTACACAGCGTTGTAGTTACCTTCCAGCGTAGCCATGAGGCGGTTAAAAACTTTATCCGCGGGTAATCCGTGGAGGTAGTTTTTCGAGATGGTGGCGTAGACGCAGCAGACGTCTCGGTAGCTCTGCTGGCGAAGGATGTCTCGGCGGAAAACGCATTCACACCGATGGTACTTTTggtatacataattatacgTCTCCGTTACGTAATCATTAAAGTGGGTGAGGAAGTCCAGGAAAAACTGTTTCGCTCTTTCCATTTCGGTGCCAACCAATTGGGAAGCTTCCTCTGTGCtgtagaatattttttccttcatttgggATTCCATCCGCTGCGTATTGTCACTCAATTTGTTTGTTGCCATTTCGTGTTTCCtctcaaaatgggaaataaaatttttaattttttcgttcaatttggtgaataaattttgcacacattcCCATTTCTCTTTGATGTCTTCTCCTCTCCTGTctacctctttttttatttcatttagtatacattttttttttatattttccgaGTGGTCCTTCATGCTGGGGGGGTCGTTCATCGGGAGAgcctccaccgcttcgccatttGTTGGGATGAATTTCTCACAAAGTTTTGACTCCATCAAATGTGTGTAGCGTGTAACGTAGGAGTGgtaccttttcatttctccTTGTGAGTTTTCTCCTCTTGGTGGTGGATCTCCATCCCACTTTAAGTCCAACGCTTCTTGTGTGAGTCTTTCCACCTGGGTTAGTATGCTCTCCATTTCGCTTTTGAGCAAATTTGCCTTTAAAAACGTTtcgctttttatttcctctaTGCATTTGTCAACCTCTCTGTGGTAGTCCTTCACCAATTTGTATGACGCATCTTCTGCTTTGCTCAAATACCTGTGCGTGGTTTTTATCCTtagcttcttcattttttccattggGTGGTTGATGGCATTGTGTAGGGAGAGTTCGTCCGTCCGTCCCACATAAGATTCTTCGCTTTCTTTGCCGACAGTTGGCTCAGTGTGGCTGTTCCGTTCGATGGTCACCACGTTGTTTGTGTAGTTATACCTATTACTGCTTCCCTTCTGTTGTGTTTCCCTCCCGTTCGCTTGACTGTACTGCTCATCGcatttgttttccccttgtGGGGTTGCTCCACTCCTCCCCTCCGCGTGCGCTTCTACACATCGCATGACTTGCTTAGTGTAGTCCGTCCGGTGTATCCCCCCCCCGCCTGCAATTACATGCACAGCATTTTTCGCCAACTCGTCGTTCCTCCGTTCTGTAAAATTACTTttgtcaaatttttttttttttttttcctccacggAGGATAAATTTtcctccctcttttttttgctctccaaaaaggagttcattttttcgctgaaatttttcttcttcattttgtcctCACCAAATCACTTTGCTTTGCTCTCGTGTGAGGGGTTATTCTGCTCGTCGTGGTCTCCGTTGTTTTGCGAGGCTCCGAATGGAGGGCATAATTTGGCCCAGCGAAGTGTAAAGCGGCAGTAGCGCACTTctacccccccaaagggtGAAAATGTCTTTCCCGaatgtgcatatgcacaATTGTGTAGACGAACGGGGGAGAGGAAAACGGGTGGACGCGACGAATTTGGAGCGGCATTAacagaaaaagaagcgaaaaatggCAAGCTGGCCAAACTGCGAACTCGCGGGGCCAATTTGACCGCCGAAAAAAGGCCTGTGCGGACGGCAGCCAGCGTGGCGGTCTAGACCGTGCAGACCAGTTTcgccccaaatggaaaaaattgcaattcaTCTTTTGGCGCGACTTCCCCAAAGGGTAGAAGCGTTCACTTCTGCAAAATGGACAAACGTAGAGAAGCATAAAAGGAGTTCCCCTGTGCATATGGCGgaaggggacccccccctTGTCTTGCGCACATTTGAAGACCCATACGGATAACCTTACGtaggggaagaagccaaaaaaaaaaaaaaaaaaaaatccctctCGTCGAAATGGCAGATGTGAGGGGAGATACGTGTTACTAGTTTTGCACGCAGGATTGTAGGATGGGCCTAATGGCATGTTATAACTTCATCTAGGggacttcttttttttttattgtcgCACGGGTACCCCTCAACGTGGGTAGTCGGTGAGACTGGCCTAATCCCatgagaagaaaagaaagagagTGGACCCCCCCTGTCTACATGTGCCTCATCCTATCGGAACGAGTATAACCACTTACCATGTGTCTGCCCGTTTGTGCTGCCTTTTCGGGGAGTAAACCGCCATGATTGCAAGCACGTGCCTGTGCACAGGAACAGGGGTGCGCCAGTTTGTCTACGCGAGTTTGTGTGCCCTCGAATGTAGACCCTTTGGTGTTCCCCACGTGGCGGGAGGGCAGCGAAACGGTGAAGAAGTAACCcctttaatttcatttttctccctttttctcctttttcgccctcccccctgtggacaccacaaatgggaagaacAAATCGACACACACCACGACGCGAAATCAGCCGGGGACGCCCCCTCGCATGGCCTCGTTCCGCAGGAGCAGCTTTTCCCCAAtttgattttaaaaaatgattctaCCCGCGCTGCAGTTTGTCTGTACTTGTAAGCACTATCATGGGTTATGTTCGTctttaaaaagaggagagAGTGGAGAAGGTCTCTTTCGAATTAAAAACCTTAAGAAGGAGTTGGCCATTTCGATTGGTCAAtcggcttttttttttttttttttttctttgacTCACCATTTCATTctatgttgtttttttttttttttcacgggCGCACAAGGCGAGGGACCAAGTGGCCTCGTTTTAATGCAAGCTGTTGTTCGGCGGTTGCCGCGCGGGGTGGACCCCTTTTCCAGGGGGCTAATTTGTTCTCACGGGCAGTTGCATGCACGTCCATTCAGCGAATTGCTGCTTCGCAAGGGTGGAGACTCACCATTTTCGCATAttcccttttaaaatttgcacattttggcatttaaaatttgcacattttgacattaaaattttttccctttcaccTCTCTCCTTTTCCGCCTGACCGCTTACCCCACACATGCTTTTGCGCTCACTGGTCCCCCCCTcggctttttattttcccctcccttttCAGTGACCACAAACCAGGCCCATTTTGAGTGGTGtccattttaacaaaaatggagtagccttcttaatattttttttttttttttttttcctttcccctttttttcattggcATCGCGCTGTTCAATTTTGTAACACAGCCTTTTTACCCTTCGGGGATGAAACAAAAAGACAGGAATAGgatgtaccttttttttttttttttttttttttgctttagcTTCACTGCATTGTTTTGCTATACGGCCTAGGGGAAGACACACATTGGAgggatttaaaaataaattgttccCATTTTCGGGTAACAAATTGGATGACATTACTTCACTTGGTGTGTTTTTCGCCCTGccgtttttgttttgcctgCCTGGTGTGCACTTTCACGTTTGCACATACTGAAGACGCGTGGGAGGCACAGATAAAAGGTTCGCAAGGAGTGTCCGTGTGAGCCAAGTGCTGCCACTTTCCTGTGGGCACGCGGGTATACGTGAGTATACCTAAGCGCATCTCCTCAAGGCAAACGAACACATTTCgctttcaaaaaaagaagctgaGCGAACGAAACATGGCTATTTCCAATGTGAGAGTTATGGAAAGTGATGACGTAAGCCAAGGGGACTACTCGTGTAACTCCGAAACAACCGCAGATGCTGAGACTAGCGCGAGCGAAGATGATGAGAAGGGGATTCAAATTAAAATCAAGAGAGCAATCGAAAATGGTATACTGgatgaagcgaaaaaaaaaaaaaaaaggaaaatgctcAATTTTGATAGAAgcttcaaaaaaagaaaaaatttgaaaatcgAACAGGAGGgatttaaaattaacattCGGAAGTTCAGACTGTTTAAAATTGACCACGTGAAAaacaagggggaggaaatgcTCCCCCCAGCGAGGAGTGGCCGGGACGCGCCCACCGGGCCTGACGCGGACGAAGTGGGCGAAGTGGACTTAGCGGACGAAACGGATGTTGCGAAGTGAAGTGGCCATTGGGAAGGGGACCGCGCAGGAGGCAAAACGGTTTACCTCCCTCTCGGAccatcccctttttgcattcAGAGCGACGGTATGTTTGCGTCCAACGTGGGAACTCCCatcgacaaaaaaaagaaatgaaaagaaaagaaaagatatgtacatatatatatataaatgaaaaccGCTGCCAACCTCCGAAGGGTGTGCACAGAAATGTAACTCGTTTTTTCCGGGGGAATGCCGAACTGAACAAACGTGGTCCAATCGAAAGGGTAGAGCTGTCCAGAGAAAAACaggaggggaggaaaaccCAAGACGATAAACAAACACAAACTGAAGGACTGCCATTCGATTTGTGGGGGGAGACAACCAAAGCGGAGTCGCTTGGCTAGCTGCACATTTCTTATGAacaagcgaaaaaaaaaaaaaaaaaaaaaaaaaaattaaagaaatagTAACCCCACAAAGTTGCAAATCCACGAAGTTGCAAAGGGCGAAGCCACAAAtcaaaagaagaggaggaggaaggccGCTTACCCGCATGGACAGCAAAACTTCCAGGGGAGGGAACTTCCCCCTTTACGCGTTTGCACACTGGGGGCGGAAATGCGTTCCCGGAAATGGGCAGTTCGCCAGTCAGGGGAGTATGcacacgtgtgtgcaaaagGAGTAGCCCTACAAGACGGTAGCCAGTGGCCAGTGACAAATGATATACCAGGTCAATCGCGCTGCGCAACCTTTTCCTTTACTTTCCTTTCCTGTCCGTTtcgctttccccttttagcCCCCCACCCCTGCATGAGGGCGCATTTGTGTCTGTTCGACTGCTCATGTGGGCCCCAGCTTATGGCAGCACACAACTGGCGGTGTACGTACAAGCCAAGATTCGTACGCGCGTCCGgatgttttaaattttgtttttaatttttgtttgcttcactggtatgctttattttgcccactttattttgctaacattatttttcccgcattattttgcacacattttcCCCACATTATTCTTTCCACTTCATTTTGACCTCTCGAGTTTGCCCACTTCATTTTGACCTCTCGAGTTTGCCCACTTCATTTTGACCTCTCGAGTTTGCCCACTTCATTTTGCCCACTTTTACGTTAACTCGTTTGACCTTTCCCTGGCATCAACAACTCATTTGCGTCATTCCTAATCGGACTGAACAAGACCCTCGGTAGCCTCTACATTTTGGCTCTCTCTGTTGAGCGGTTCCGTGGGGGTGTTATTTTGCCGCTTACTTTTTCCACTCggttttccctcccccgtttgtgtTAGTCTGTGTGGTCTACTCTCTCAAGTGACCAGAtaactttgcaaaaaaaaaaaaaaaaaaaaaatgaagctaAGCCTTTGTAGCGTCCTTCTTACCTTCGTCCTGTGCTCCCTCTGCGGGGCATCCAGGGGGATACATGAAGAAGgtcaaaaaggaggagtaAAAAACGACCTGGGGAACGTAACAATAGAAGTCCTGCCCGCTGACGATGATAATGACGATTTGGAGTTAACCAATTATTTGTTGGACGAACTGATGGGGGCTACCGATGAGAGTGGCCAACTGTGAGTGGGTCCACCGGTGGGGATGGCGGCTTGATTGGGGTGCAAAGCCTATGCAGCAGGAGTAGGAGCGGCGTAAACTTCTAATCGGGGTGCAGATCAAACCGCGTTTTGGAAGTGTGTGACCCATTGGGGTGAATAAAACGCACGAGTGAAATTAAACCTCAGCATGTGAGATGAAACGaaagcgaagaagaagagggaaacTCGCGTCGGACGCCCATTTGTGAGTTGCCCCTACAGTAGTGAGCCGCTTTGGGGACGTGCTTGCCACCATCGCGCTGCAGCGTTTTGTAGACCCAGCAATGAGTGTGGTGAGCTCTACAATgtatatgatttattttgctttcttttttttccttttttttttttttttttttcctaaactTGGGCGCATTTGCCAAACGCGTTTAAGCACCTTTTGGCAAAACGGTTTTTAACTTTCTATGAGGTGGCAACGAAAAGGGGGCCAAGTCCtcgcttaaaaataaacgcacatatatgcgcatgtatatatatgcacaggAGCAAACACCCGCAACGGGGGGGAGGGTCATGCAGGTAGCTTCACCTATGTGCCGAATGGCGTACGTGTGCCCGTTGCGGATGATACGagatttccttttccagGGGAACTCCTTATTATCCGCGTGTATACGCGTGCGTAATTTCTGCCCCATTTGTCACTGTGTGCATGGCATTGCTCCACCAGGGAAACGtccttaacatttttttttttttttaagttggAAAAGAAAGTCATTACGCAATGTTGCTCTATGTTTATATGTAGtcttgcccctttttgtttccactccttttttttaccctttttacattttatacttttttcaCAGAGAGATCGAAGAATTGCGCTAAAGGAATATACCTCACGTAGTTAAACTTTCCCACCCATCGCGTTTGTCGATTCGTATAGAGAAACTCTTGTATGGAAGTGTATTTTCCCGACGTTAGCAGATTTTTCAACCCTACGTTTTTCCTTGCATATGCTTAACTTTTTTGGAGGaccaaaaaaggagtcacaagggggaacaaaatttgtatgtatgtatgtatgtatgtatgtatgtatgtatgtatgtatgtatgtatgtatgtatgtttttttttttttttttttttttatgcaacattttcaccttgcctgttcagaaaaaaattcaccaaCGCGACATCACAGAGTTTGCTAAAACcgagggaggaaaaaaaaaaaaaaaacggagcaAGCAAAAGGAACGTACTTAGAATGATAAACTACATCCCTCCGCTCTTTGTGAAGCCTCTCCTGTACATTGGTTTAGTCGTCTTTTTAAAACATGCTTTGTGCCTCGTCTACTGGTTGTTAAATTGTGTAAGTTTTTGCTCGCGGTGTGTCTCTGCCTGGGCGAGTCggatttttccccccgcaaAATTTGCAGCAGTGCATACGTGTAGGCGTATACACACAGATCCACATAACCGCATGTACGTGCGTGGgcgcgcttctccctcccctgCCCTTAGCTCAAGTGCAAAGTATTTGCCAGAAGACTGGGAAGCTATGGCGACACGGTTATCATCACTGGGTGCACGGACGGAATTGGAAAGAGCTTGGCATATTCGCTGATAagtgaaaatgtaaatttattcCTCATAAGTCGTAACGAGGATGCGCTGAAGAGCATGAAGGAGGACCTACTCCAGAAGAACAGGAGCTACAAGGGGCAGATAGATTATGCGGCGTTTGATTATAATGCAAATAGCTTCACCTCCTATAGGGGTATTCAAGAAAAGATCGAAAAGTTGGATGTCGGAATTTTGATCAACAATGTGGGCGCTTCCTACCCGCACCCCCTGGTAAGCGCGGCGTGCagcggtggaggaggaaacaGACGTGGCGATAGCACGGGTGTATATATGCGCAAAGTAGACGCAACGTAGGCGCGCAGTACACATAGTGAAgagaaactttttttttttcttttttttttcctttttttggctgattccccccctccgcagtACTTCCACGAAATGGACGTTCACCTGGTAGAGCAGCTGGTGAACGTGAATTTGCTGTCATCCTACTACATGACGAAGTTGGTGTTGCCGGGTAATTCAGCGCAGGCGTTTGCCACTTGCGGgtgtatacacatgtgtatgcatgtatatacatttgtatataatatgcatatgcatatgtattttttctttttttcccaggAATGATgcggaaaaagaagggaCTCATTTTGTACACGTCCAGCGGCGCGGCCACCCTGCAGTCCTCGCCCCTGTACGCAGTGTACGCCTCGGTGAAGGAGGCCATCTGCTCATTCGCCAATTCGTTAAGTGTACGtcaaagaaaaattaaaaggacaAGCGGAATGGCGAAACGAAGTGCAAGTGTAAAATTAGCACATTGATTTGAGCACTTAGTGGGGTTCATTTtatggcaattttttttttttttttctctccaaatGGCAGGTCGAGTTGAAGGAACAGAACATCCAGGTGCAGTGCCACGTGCCTCTATTCATCGTGACGAAGCTGTCCAAGATAAGGAAGCCCAGTGCATTCGTCCCAACGGCGGATGCATACGCAAAGAGCGCAATTAAAAGGATGAAACAGGGGAATAGCACCTTCAGCAGTGTTATATCCTCCCCCTATGTCCTTCACAGAGTGCAAACCTGCCTCTACAACGCCGTTCCGAAGCTGCTGTTTGACACCATGTCCTTCATGACTCTCAAGGCAGTTAGACAAAGGGCGTTAAAGAAGGCGAGAAAATCTGACTAATTTGGCTTACCTAtggatgcatttttttttttttttttttttttctccccccatttttatccACCCGCTTAACCATTACATCCACGAGTGCACACCTTTGCTAGTAATTCCATTTGGCTAGTTCCCCTGTTTGCACCTTTGAAAAGGGCATACATGCAGGCGAAATGGTAGTAATGCCGCTGGgacgtttccctttttgtagCTCCCCCTATGCGTGGCAATCAACCTGTAAGTGCTCAGTTGCAGGGTGGCGGGTCCAACCGTATCTTCTTGTTCGGGCGGATGCCTCACCGCTTGGGGGATAAATGCTTCCAAAGTGGGAGGAGCCAAAATGGATGCTACGCACATCGTGATATTTTAACTCTCCTTTGCGTAAGCGTTACGCCTATTTACTCTgggggggccaaaaaaaaggtggtaACGCCTATGCGTACGAAGGCGCTCGGCGATGGGTGTTGCTCGGTGAGTCCTCGCGTGTGGGGGGCATGTAAGAAGTACGCACTATAGGGACACGCAATGGGAAAACACAATAGGATAACTCTCCTCTTGTCAaaaatttcctcctttttcgcttctGCGGGGAGCACCCCTGGGGCAAACTTAGCTGTGCACCCGAAGCGGTCGCTTTTCTCCTTTAAGCTAAATAGCCACGTGAGGTGCGATTGCCTCCGGGTGGAGATGCTGCGGAGTGGTACACGCCTCTTTTGCAGTGCGCCTGGAAACATTTCCCACTCCCTCGCGCGGGCCAGCGCCGtgtatgtgtacatgtgcgaCCAGTTGTCTTCGCGTTACAATTTTTCTTTGATCGAGCATTTGtcatttctcccccccgttcGGCACGGCAAGCAGGCAAAGTATAtgcgcgcaaaaaaaaatataaacgtgCGAGTgtatgtaaaattatttgtatattcaCCTTTGCGTGCATGTAAGCGTATTGTCGCGCGGGCctctcttcccctttttttttttccgagtGCGACACGAACGCGTAGCAGAGGATTTTGGCAGCTCACTCCTGCAGGGGTTAGCTAGCAGCGCGTTGTGAATTGGCCCCCTGCGCGTGTAAAGGAATACCACCCCGCTGTGTAGCAGCGTTATATGCATGGCATCTTCCCACCATAGGGTGTGAGGTGGCCTCATTCTATCGCAGCGTATGTTCGCACGAGTTGTTCCTTTCCTGACGAGCAGCCTCTGAGCGAGGCAAATgttgtgcaaaattttacagccgagtaaaaaatttcatttggGGAGTTCCTCTAATTTGTGGGCGAGCGTCAACTCTGCGGGGTTTCTTCGACCCATCATCGTTCGGGAGTAACAAACTTGGgggttattttatttgtcgCTGTTcagctttatttttaccagCGGTACAGTTTGTCGGGCGTACTTCCCCCACCTGGGTACACCGCGACACAGCTTGTCCGGCGCACTTCTCCCACCCTAGCGGAAGCTGCCTCGGCGCAACGCGGGAGCTTTTCCCCCTGTCTGAGTTGACGCGCGCTACCCCCACCCCGCCAAGAATGCACACGGACGAGCGAAGCTCGCACGGAGTCATCACCCACATTTAGAGAAACGAAAATAAGATGcgtacttccccccccctggcgtTGCTTCTGCTGGTGGTGGTACTTGTGCTCGTGGGCATAGATGAGGTGGCGTCAAATAGCAAAACGGGAAATAATAACAGGAATGCGAAGAacgccaaagggggaggaggaggagggaagCGAGGCAATAATGAAgcgaacaaaaatgatggtATGAGTGGAAAGGGCAGTcagaaagggaagaagaaagaccCTGGGGGAGGTGGCACTCCCAAGGGACAAGGCAAAGGACCGGAacaaggaaaacaaaaaaacaaaaaaggagaagatagccattttgatgaatatataaaggaCATGAAAAACAGCCAAGACGAAGACAATTTTATGGATGAACTGAACAGATTTGAAAAGAATTTTCACGACGAGGATTTTGAAAGTGATGAAAATCTGTTTAACTATGGCAAGGGAGGAACACACAGTGGAGagtttaacaaaattggcgAGTTGAACAGTGGAAATTACAACGAAATGAAACCTGATGCGAATGATTACCAATATTTTGATAACGAAGATATTCTGGAGGGGGATGAGGACTTGACAAATATatggaataaaaatatgcaaaattttgaGCCATCTACATTGTTAACATTTGAAATACAAGGAAATTCGGAGGAATatctttttgaagaagtcACCAGTTTGAACACTTATTTTCGAGGAGTATTTTACTCCAATAACGAATCAgatgataataaaattttgttctttatcaCCGATCCGGATGGAGAGGTAA
Above is a genomic segment from Plasmodium vivax chromosome 5, whole genome shotgun sequence containing:
- a CDS encoding steroid dehydrogenase kik-i, putative (encoded by transcript PVX_090140A; Apicoplast targeted protein. Curated by Stuart Ralph, Walter and Eliza Hall Institute of Medical Research, Australia.); translation: MINYIPPLFVKPLLYIGLVVFLKHALCLVYWLLNCLKCKVFARRLGSYGDTVIITGCTDGIGKSLAYSLISENVNLFLISRNEDALKSMKEDLLQKNRSYKGQIDYAAFDYNANSFTSYRGIQEKIEKLDVGILINNVGASYPHPLYFHEMDVHLVEQLVNVNLLSSYYMTKLVLPGMMRKKKGLILYTSSGAATLQSSPLYAVYASVKEAICSFANSLSVELKEQNIQVQCHVPLFIVTKLSKIRKPSAFVPTADAYAKSAIKRMKQGNSTFSSVISSPYVLHRVQTCLYNAVPKLLFDTMSFMTLKAVRQRALKKARKSD
- a CDS encoding hypothetical protein, conserved (encoded by transcript PVX_090145A; Apicoplast targeted protein. Curated by Stuart Ralph, Walter and Eliza Hall Institute of Medical Research, Australia.) encodes the protein MRTSPPLALLLLVVVLVLVGIDEVASNSKTGNNNRNAKNAKGGGGGGKRGNNEANKNDGMSGKGSQKGKKKDPGGGGTPKGQGKGPEQGKQKNKKGEDSHFDEYIKDMKNSQDEDNFMDELNRFEKNFHDEDFESDENLFNYGKGGTHSGEFNKIGELNSGNYNEMKPDANDYQYFDNEDILEGDEDLTNIWNKNMQNFEPSTLLTFEIQGNSEEYLFEEVTSLNTYFRGVFYSNNESDDNKILFFITDPDGEVIYKKEASEGIFYFYTQKIGVYTITLKNSKWMGKKLTTVALGLGESPSLKSEHIKDFTNYIDKIVAETKRLKNELKYLSSKHMTHIEKMKKITNKAFLYCFIKLFVLVFLSLFTIYYIKNLVSNKRVL